One window of Novosphingobium sp. P6W genomic DNA carries:
- a CDS encoding DUF3168 domain-containing protein: MEMPLRAALIGWLRADPVLVSSLNAVVEEAPSRTTLPWLAIAASASTDWSCKTAPGREVRVALELHCRGDAPDTAADLVAAIEARIENLPRTQPKFQIAAIQFLRARAEQRGESRRAILLEYRFRLLAA; this comes from the coding sequence ATGGAAATGCCCCTGCGCGCCGCCCTGATCGGCTGGCTCCGCGCCGACCCGGTGCTGGTCTCCAGCCTGAACGCGGTAGTCGAGGAAGCCCCCTCGCGCACCACCCTGCCGTGGCTGGCCATCGCCGCCAGCGCCAGCACCGACTGGAGCTGCAAGACCGCACCGGGCCGCGAAGTGCGCGTGGCCCTCGAACTGCACTGCCGGGGCGACGCGCCGGATACGGCCGCCGATCTCGTCGCCGCGATCGAGGCGCGCATCGAAAACCTGCCGCGCACGCAGCCGAAGTTTCAGATCGCCGCGATCCAGTTCCTGCGCGCCCGCGCCGAGCAGCGCGGGGAAAGCCGCCGCGCGATCCTGCTCGAATACCGCTTCCGCCTGCTCGCGGCCTGA
- a CDS encoding phage head-tail connector protein, whose amino-acid sequence MNRVILTPAALPSSALAELKQWLGITTGGDDALLTALLAAALETCEAFIGALPLEATCEERLPARAGWHTLATRPVQAIAAIEGLTADGARIPLDPASWEADLDADGAGLVRLPQTLPLPGVAKRVAVRFTAGLTADWDALPDTLRHGVVRLAAHQHRERDTAGAAPLPPASVAALWRPWRRMRLA is encoded by the coding sequence ATGAACCGGGTCATCCTTACGCCGGCCGCGCTGCCGTCATCGGCGCTTGCCGAGCTCAAGCAGTGGCTCGGCATCACCACCGGCGGCGATGACGCGCTGCTTACCGCCCTGCTCGCCGCCGCGCTGGAAACCTGCGAGGCGTTCATCGGCGCCCTGCCGCTTGAAGCGACATGCGAGGAACGGCTTCCCGCCCGCGCCGGCTGGCACACCCTTGCGACCCGCCCGGTCCAGGCCATCGCCGCGATCGAGGGCCTGACCGCAGACGGCGCCCGCATCCCCCTCGATCCCGCAAGCTGGGAGGCAGACCTCGACGCAGACGGCGCCGGCCTCGTGCGCCTGCCCCAGACCTTGCCGCTGCCAGGCGTGGCAAAGCGCGTGGCCGTGCGCTTCACCGCCGGTCTCACCGCCGACTGGGACGCGCTGCCCGACACACTGCGTCACGGCGTGGTCCGCCTCGCCGCGCATCAGCACCGCGAGCGTGACACCGCCGGCGCCGCGCCGCTGCCGCCCGCCTCGGTCGCCGCACTGTGGCGCCCCTGGCGGCGGATGCGGCTGGCATGA
- a CDS encoding DNA-packaging protein codes for MISEHLAILESLPPAERRRKMNTFNDKERDELLTHWQLWARPQQLPPPGDWRTWLIMAGRGFGKTRAGAEWVRALAKADPDARIALVGATLPEVRAVMVEGESGLLSVGPERQRPRFEPSLRRISWANGAQATIYSALEPETLRGPQHSHAWCDEVAKWDNASARATRAWDNLLLGLRLGERPRALATTTPRAVPLVTRLMAEPAEDIVITRGSTEDNRDNLPARFVNDIRRSFGRSLLGRQELDGELVADIEGALWTRALLETCREDTAPPELTRVVVAVDPPASASGDACGIVVAGLTAEGSAHVLADASVEKASPERWARAVANAAQVWNADRVVAEANQGGAMVGSVLRAAQLSLPLKLVHASRGKVARAEPVAALYEAGRVHHAGTFPALEDELCGLVAGGAYQGPGRSPDRADALVWALTELMLGKALEPRVRIA; via the coding sequence ATGATAAGTGAACACCTGGCGATCCTCGAATCGCTGCCCCCCGCCGAACGGCGCCGCAAGATGAACACCTTCAACGACAAGGAACGCGACGAACTGCTCACCCACTGGCAGCTCTGGGCACGCCCGCAGCAGCTGCCCCCGCCCGGAGACTGGCGCACCTGGCTTATCATGGCGGGCCGCGGCTTCGGCAAGACCCGCGCGGGCGCCGAATGGGTGCGCGCGCTCGCCAAGGCCGATCCCGATGCCCGCATCGCCCTCGTCGGCGCCACCCTGCCCGAAGTGCGCGCGGTGATGGTCGAAGGCGAAAGCGGCCTGCTCTCGGTCGGGCCGGAACGCCAAAGGCCGCGCTTCGAACCCTCGCTGCGCCGGATCTCATGGGCAAACGGCGCGCAGGCCACGATCTACTCGGCGCTCGAACCCGAAACCCTGCGCGGCCCCCAGCACAGCCATGCGTGGTGCGATGAAGTCGCCAAGTGGGACAACGCCTCCGCCCGCGCGACGCGGGCCTGGGACAACCTCCTGCTTGGCCTGCGCCTGGGCGAAAGGCCGCGCGCGCTTGCCACCACCACCCCGCGCGCCGTGCCCCTGGTCACACGCCTCATGGCCGAACCGGCGGAGGATATCGTCATCACCCGAGGCAGCACCGAAGACAACCGCGACAATCTGCCCGCCCGCTTCGTGAACGACATCCGCCGCAGCTTCGGCCGGTCGCTGCTGGGCCGGCAGGAACTGGACGGAGAACTCGTCGCCGACATCGAAGGCGCCCTGTGGACCCGCGCCCTGCTGGAAACCTGCCGCGAGGACACAGCGCCGCCGGAACTGACCCGCGTGGTCGTGGCGGTGGACCCCCCGGCCTCCGCCTCAGGCGATGCCTGCGGGATCGTGGTCGCCGGTCTCACCGCCGAAGGCTCGGCCCATGTGCTGGCCGACGCCTCGGTGGAAAAGGCCAGCCCCGAACGCTGGGCCCGCGCAGTGGCGAACGCCGCGCAGGTCTGGAACGCCGACCGCGTCGTTGCCGAAGCCAACCAGGGCGGCGCGATGGTCGGCTCGGTTCTGCGGGCGGCGCAGTTGTCGTTGCCGCTGAAACTGGTCCACGCCAGCCGAGGCAAGGTCGCCCGCGCAGAGCCGGTCGCCGCGCTTTACGAAGCAGGCCGGGTACACCATGCCGGGACGTTTCCCGCGCTGGAGGACGAACTGTGCGGGCTGGTCGCGGGCGGGGCCTATCAAGGTCCGGGCCGGTCGCCGGACCGGGCGGACGCTCTGGTCTGGGCTTTGACCGAGCTGATGCTCGGGAAGGCTTTGGAGCCGCGCGTAAGGATAGCCTGA
- a CDS encoding gene transfer agent family protein: MTGQNTGGPNPLRGEASLPIAGMPRRLRPTFTALVAAEEELGPLFALVERAGAGELRLAEMAALFWHCLADREALPREAVGEAVTAQGLAACAAPLRTLLAQILKGAP; this comes from the coding sequence ATGACCGGCCAAAACACAGGCGGGCCCAACCCCCTGCGCGGCGAGGCCAGCCTGCCCATCGCCGGCATGCCCCGCCGCCTGCGCCCCACTTTCACCGCGCTCGTCGCCGCCGAGGAGGAGCTTGGTCCCCTCTTCGCGCTGGTCGAACGCGCGGGAGCAGGGGAGCTGCGCCTTGCCGAAATGGCGGCGCTGTTCTGGCACTGCCTGGCCGACCGCGAAGCCCTCCCCCGCGAGGCCGTGGGCGAGGCGGTGACGGCGCAGGGCCTTGCCGCCTGCGCCGCACCCTTGCGCACCCTGCTCGCCCAGATTCTGAAAGGCGCGCCGTGA
- a CDS encoding DUF6127 family protein, which produces MNSNDRLAGLLAQASAQGGDLVTLRAVVEEASELGAQRMLARIGLDDETALQDMGELRELLRAWRDAKSSARRAVVSWIVRGALALLLLGLTVRLGATELLR; this is translated from the coding sequence ATGAACTCCAATGACAGGCTGGCGGGTCTGCTCGCCCAGGCGAGCGCGCAGGGCGGTGATCTCGTCACCTTGCGCGCGGTGGTGGAGGAGGCCAGCGAACTGGGCGCGCAGCGGATGCTCGCCCGCATCGGTCTGGACGACGAGACCGCGCTGCAGGACATGGGCGAACTGCGCGAACTGCTCCGCGCCTGGCGCGATGCGAAGTCGAGCGCGCGCAGGGCGGTGGTAAGCTGGATCGTGCGCGGCGCGCTGGCGCTGCTGCTGCTGGGCCTGACGGTGCGCCTCGGCGCCACGGAACTGCTGCGATGA
- a CDS encoding usg protein, which produces MAGRPEASSIQDAARGLQSSPDFLRQLAGYGLTTIEVHYFLPDHPRLLQLFAFQQYDVAPRFPVLRDFLEFWGREIEGPLHSVRIAHNHLIGPQEWRAVDGIISIH; this is translated from the coding sequence ATGGCTGGTCGACCGGAAGCATCATCGATCCAGGACGCGGCGCGGGGTTTGCAAAGCTCCCCGGATTTCCTCAGACAGCTTGCGGGTTACGGCCTGACCACGATCGAGGTGCATTACTTCCTGCCCGACCATCCCCGGCTTCTGCAGCTTTTCGCGTTCCAGCAATACGATGTCGCCCCGCGCTTTCCGGTGCTGCGCGATTTCCTCGAGTTCTGGGGGCGCGAGATCGAGGGACCGCTCCATTCGGTGCGGATCGCCCACAATCACCTGATCGGGCCGCAGGAATGGCGCGCGGTGGACGGGATCATTTCGATCCACTGA
- a CDS encoding phage major tail protein, TP901-1 family, with the protein MTAQKGSAFLLKISNGGAPASYQTVAGLRTTQMSVTGDAVVVTSKDSGGWRELLSGAGVRSVLVSAAGIFLGSTAEAQVRANAMSGTLDDYELSFEDGERLRGRFLVQRLDYAGDFNGERNYTLQLESSGQVSPA; encoded by the coding sequence ATGACCGCCCAGAAAGGCAGCGCCTTCCTCCTCAAGATCTCCAACGGCGGCGCGCCCGCCAGCTACCAGACCGTCGCGGGGCTGCGCACCACGCAGATGTCGGTGACGGGCGACGCGGTGGTCGTCACCTCCAAGGACAGCGGCGGTTGGCGCGAACTGCTGTCGGGCGCGGGGGTGCGCTCGGTCTTGGTCAGCGCGGCGGGCATCTTCCTGGGCAGCACCGCCGAGGCGCAGGTGCGCGCAAACGCCATGTCCGGCACGCTGGACGACTACGAACTCAGCTTCGAGGATGGCGAGCGGCTGCGCGGCCGGTTCCTCGTCCAGAGGCTGGACTATGCCGGCGATTTCAACGGGGAGCGCAACTATACGCTCCAGCTGGAAAGCTCGGGTCAGGTCTCCCCGGCATGA
- a CDS encoding phage portal protein, translating to MSFLETLIAAFKGESTRVPLARGSASPWFFAETAAGRVPFEYNHAVRRAYLENPVAQRAVRLVAEGIGGAPLKPADPALAALVTDTSAGQSLLETLASHLLLHGNAYVQVLKDARGRPVELYALRPERISVIAGDDGWPAAFAYEVAGKRLSIPLLDEDASPNVIHIRHFHPGDDHYGAGCLCAADEAIATHNAASIWNRQLLENAARPSGALVYEGGDGAGLTADQFDRLKAELTTAYSGTANAGRPMLLEGGLTWQAMAMTPADMDFATLKAAAARDIALAFGVPPMLLGLPGDATYNNYREANRALWRLTLLPLAAKLLAAIGEGLAPWFPDAALAVDLDRVPALAEDREQLWSQVNAADFLDDTEKRGLLGLPPRAINQENKS from the coding sequence ATGTCCTTCCTCGAAACCCTCATCGCCGCCTTCAAGGGCGAGAGCACCCGCGTGCCACTCGCGCGCGGCAGCGCCTCGCCCTGGTTCTTCGCCGAAACCGCTGCCGGGCGTGTTCCGTTCGAGTACAACCACGCCGTCCGCCGCGCCTATCTGGAAAACCCGGTTGCCCAGCGTGCCGTGCGTCTTGTCGCCGAGGGTATCGGCGGCGCGCCGCTGAAGCCTGCGGACCCGGCGCTTGCCGCGCTCGTCACCGATACCAGCGCCGGGCAGTCGCTGCTGGAGACGCTGGCCTCGCACCTGCTGCTTCATGGCAACGCCTATGTGCAGGTGCTGAAGGACGCGCGGGGACGGCCGGTCGAACTCTATGCCCTGCGGCCCGAGCGGATCAGCGTCATCGCCGGGGACGACGGCTGGCCAGCCGCCTTCGCTTATGAGGTTGCGGGCAAGCGCCTGTCGATCCCGCTGCTGGACGAGGACGCCTCGCCCAATGTGATCCACATACGCCACTTCCATCCGGGCGACGATCACTACGGCGCGGGCTGCCTTTGCGCTGCCGACGAGGCGATCGCCACGCACAATGCCGCGTCGATCTGGAACCGTCAGCTGCTGGAAAACGCGGCGCGGCCTTCGGGCGCGCTGGTCTACGAAGGGGGCGACGGCGCGGGGCTGACCGCCGACCAGTTCGACCGCCTGAAAGCCGAGCTGACCACCGCCTATTCGGGCACGGCCAACGCGGGCCGCCCGATGCTGCTGGAGGGCGGGCTGACGTGGCAGGCGATGGCGATGACCCCCGCCGACATGGATTTCGCAACGCTCAAGGCCGCCGCCGCGCGCGACATCGCGCTGGCTTTCGGGGTGCCGCCGATGCTGCTGGGGCTGCCCGGCGATGCGACCTACAACAATTACCGCGAGGCCAACCGCGCGCTGTGGCGGCTGACCCTGCTGCCGCTCGCCGCCAAGCTGCTCGCCGCGATCGGTGAAGGTCTGGCGCCGTGGTTCCCGGATGCCGCGCTGGCCGTCGACCTCGACCGTGTCCCCGCGCTGGCGGAGGACCGCGAGCAGCTGTGGTCGCAGGTCAACGCCGCCGATTTCCTCGACGATACGGAAAAGCGCGGCCTGCTGGGCCTGCCTCCGCGCGCAATCAATCAGGAGAACAAATCATGA
- a CDS encoding DUF2460 domain-containing protein translates to MVFWLAAKREGQASDWIMRFDPRFWTVNFPRPMMASVVSTAPDALRVDAAFLRRADLGGLIWDSADTLDHPLLAYRTDRDYAHTSLRFRWRSSGIVPLDAVNGPTLTIEGKDAAGAPHTWYVRLWNYAQGAGEDALISLNFSALDGGFSLPADADRVWPGAIERMFISFAPPGYDGSSADPLPAEAEGWIEMTEIAADGGRAMLEIGDVMVPASGLAIATGFDDQGVQTPARLLRSAAQLGYRGSVVHYVGMSHYFRLAGAGGAFLAGHGGDPLNAPTRAWHRAFFAECVRQGFSPVASLSYELLDQHCPEEWKQRDLDGNPALTGWDPPSTLLSPANEAAMAWLQSVGAAFAALMAEAGAPVRFQVGEPWWWTLANGRIHLYDDAARALFGGSPPAIPDMRLPLDEAQTALLDQAGALLAASTADLVSAVRVAAAPAPVEALALVFTPTLLAPDMPELKRANLPLGWAAPAFDRLQVEDYDWLTAGADGHRRKAYAEVDARLGYPPHQQDYLAGFVLSPEQSDQWRQIDAGIDEALTRAPHEIVVWALPQIARDGYVRLPQSPQSGADPMQAFDDVLYPLALGRDATVTPEFSTSVSVTASGFERRNSLWSNARLRFDVGPGVRSEAELGELLAFFRARRGPARGFRLRDPSDHSSSGMVGAPGPLDQEIGIGDGLACEFALVKRYGSGEAVQVRRITRPDFAAMLVSVNGALQVGTWTLGERGTVVFAQPPASGSIVCAGFLFDVPVRFAEDSLEISGAAFAAGEAPSVPIVEIREAS, encoded by the coding sequence ATGGTATTCTGGCTCGCCGCAAAACGCGAAGGTCAGGCCAGCGACTGGATCATGCGCTTCGATCCGCGCTTCTGGACCGTCAACTTCCCGCGCCCGATGATGGCCAGCGTGGTGTCGACCGCGCCCGATGCGCTGCGCGTCGACGCCGCATTCCTGCGCCGGGCCGACCTTGGCGGCCTGATCTGGGACAGCGCGGACACGCTCGACCACCCGCTGCTCGCCTACCGCACCGACCGCGATTATGCCCACACGTCGCTGCGGTTCCGCTGGCGCTCATCCGGGATCGTCCCACTGGACGCGGTCAACGGCCCGACGCTGACGATCGAGGGCAAGGACGCAGCCGGCGCCCCGCACACCTGGTACGTGCGGCTCTGGAACTATGCGCAAGGGGCGGGCGAGGATGCGCTGATCTCGCTGAACTTCTCCGCGCTCGACGGCGGTTTCTCGCTGCCCGCCGACGCCGACCGCGTCTGGCCCGGCGCCATCGAGCGGATGTTCATCTCCTTTGCCCCGCCCGGCTACGACGGCTCCAGCGCCGATCCCCTCCCCGCCGAGGCGGAAGGCTGGATCGAGATGACCGAAATCGCGGCTGACGGCGGGCGGGCAATGCTGGAGATCGGCGACGTCATGGTCCCCGCCAGCGGCCTCGCCATCGCCACCGGGTTCGACGATCAGGGCGTGCAGACGCCCGCCCGCCTGCTGCGCAGCGCGGCGCAGCTCGGCTATCGCGGCTCGGTGGTCCATTACGTGGGCATGAGCCATTATTTCCGGCTCGCGGGCGCTGGCGGCGCATTCCTTGCCGGACACGGGGGCGATCCGCTCAACGCCCCGACCCGCGCCTGGCACCGCGCCTTCTTTGCCGAATGCGTAAGGCAGGGGTTCAGCCCGGTCGCCTCGCTGTCCTACGAACTGCTCGACCAGCACTGCCCCGAAGAGTGGAAACAGCGCGATCTGGACGGCAATCCGGCGCTGACCGGCTGGGACCCGCCCTCGACGCTGCTCTCGCCCGCCAACGAAGCGGCAATGGCCTGGCTTCAGTCCGTCGGCGCCGCATTCGCCGCGCTGATGGCCGAGGCCGGTGCCCCGGTGCGCTTTCAGGTGGGCGAGCCCTGGTGGTGGACCTTGGCCAACGGCCGCATCCATCTCTATGACGACGCTGCGCGCGCCCTGTTCGGCGGATCGCCCCCCGCCATACCCGACATGCGCCTGCCGCTGGACGAAGCGCAGACCGCCCTGCTCGACCAAGCGGGCGCGCTGCTGGCCGCATCCACCGCAGACCTCGTCTCCGCCGTGCGCGTGGCTGCGGCGCCCGCCCCTGTCGAGGCGCTGGCGCTGGTCTTCACGCCCACCCTGCTCGCGCCCGACATGCCCGAACTCAAACGCGCGAACCTGCCGCTGGGCTGGGCCGCCCCCGCCTTCGACCGCCTGCAGGTGGAGGACTACGACTGGCTCACCGCCGGGGCCGATGGCCACCGCCGCAAGGCCTACGCCGAAGTGGACGCCCGGCTCGGCTACCCGCCGCACCAGCAGGACTACCTCGCCGGCTTCGTCCTTTCCCCCGAGCAAAGCGACCAGTGGCGGCAGATCGACGCCGGTATCGACGAGGCCCTCACCCGCGCCCCGCACGAGATCGTCGTCTGGGCGCTGCCGCAAATCGCGCGCGACGGATACGTCCGCCTGCCGCAATCCCCGCAATCAGGAGCCGACCCCATGCAGGCCTTCGACGACGTGCTCTACCCGCTCGCGCTTGGCCGCGATGCGACGGTGACCCCGGAATTCTCGACCAGCGTATCGGTCACCGCCTCGGGGTTCGAACGGCGCAACTCGCTGTGGTCCAATGCGCGGCTGCGCTTCGATGTCGGCCCCGGCGTCCGTTCGGAGGCGGAACTGGGCGAACTCCTCGCCTTCTTCCGCGCTCGCCGAGGCCCGGCTCGCGGTTTTCGTCTGCGCGATCCCAGCGATCACAGCTCCAGCGGCATGGTCGGCGCGCCCGGCCCGCTGGATCAGGAAATCGGCATCGGGGATGGGCTGGCATGCGAATTCGCGCTGGTGAAACGCTACGGCAGCGGCGAGGCGGTACAAGTGCGCCGGATCACCCGGCCCGATTTCGCCGCGATGCTCGTCTCTGTGAACGGCGCGCTTCAGGTCGGCACCTGGACGCTGGGCGAACGCGGCACCGTCGTGTTCGCCCAGCCGCCCGCCTCCGGTTCGATCGTGTGCGCCGGCTTCCTGTTCGACGTACCGGTGCGATTCGCCGAGGACAGCCTTGAAATCTCGGGCGCGGCCTTCGCCGCCGGTGAGGCGCCCAGCGTACCCATCGTGGAAATCCGGGAGGCGTCATGA
- a CDS encoding phage tail assembly chaperone, which produces MNHTFAAAALALCGLCARTLGWRPHEFWDATPAELAASLGLLCPDTASAGFDRQTLQRLMEHDHGR; this is translated from the coding sequence GTGAACCACACCTTTGCCGCCGCCGCGCTGGCGCTGTGCGGCCTTTGCGCCCGCACGCTGGGTTGGCGGCCGCACGAATTCTGGGACGCGACCCCCGCCGAACTCGCCGCCTCGCTCGGCCTGCTTTGCCCTGACACGGCATCGGCCGGGTTCGACCGGCAAACGCTGCAACGCCTGATGGAGCACGATCATGGACGATGA
- a CDS encoding DUF2163 domain-containing protein codes for MSRTWFAGDLETVATFWRIARRDGVTLGFTTHDRDLWIDGVLHRASPGMVPSAIRKSADFEADSAEVRGSITHEAISSEDLASGRFDRAQVRIGLVDWETGVREMLYAGTIGAMTEEDGAFSAELVSRKAQLWRDPVPRTSPACRAAFCGPGCNLNPQHFTREVRLSAIDPLTNAAMFEGTHGADLHAGGTVHWLDGPQTGVVMGVMGPGDAGGLVLDVPIDDTTPVGTRARLREGCDHTLGTCAARFGNAVNFRGEPFLPGNDMLTRYPSPGQ; via the coding sequence ATGAGCAGAACGTGGTTCGCCGGTGACCTCGAAACGGTCGCCACCTTCTGGCGCATCGCGCGCCGCGACGGCGTGACGCTGGGTTTCACCACCCATGACCGCGATTTGTGGATCGACGGCGTGCTGCACCGCGCTTCGCCCGGCATGGTGCCCAGCGCCATCCGCAAGTCGGCGGATTTCGAGGCCGACAGTGCCGAAGTGCGCGGCTCCATCACGCACGAGGCGATCTCCAGCGAAGACCTTGCCTCGGGCCGGTTCGACCGCGCGCAAGTGCGCATCGGCCTCGTCGACTGGGAAACCGGGGTACGCGAGATGCTCTATGCCGGCACCATCGGCGCCATGACCGAGGAGGACGGCGCGTTTTCCGCCGAGCTGGTCTCGCGCAAGGCGCAATTGTGGCGCGATCCCGTGCCTCGCACCAGCCCGGCCTGCCGCGCCGCCTTTTGCGGGCCGGGCTGCAATCTCAATCCGCAGCATTTCACGCGCGAGGTCCGCCTTTCCGCCATCGATCCGCTGACGAACGCAGCGATGTTCGAAGGAACCCACGGCGCTGACCTCCATGCCGGAGGAACGGTGCACTGGCTGGACGGGCCGCAAACGGGCGTGGTCATGGGCGTGATGGGACCGGGCGACGCGGGCGGCCTCGTCCTCGATGTGCCCATCGACGATACGACCCCCGTCGGCACCCGCGCGCGCCTTCGCGAAGGCTGCGACCATACGCTGGGCACATGCGCCGCCCGGTTCGGCAATGCGGTGAACTTCCGGGGTGAACCCTTCCTGCCCGGCAACGACATGCTCACCCGTTACCCGAGCCCCGGCCAATGA
- a CDS encoding YqaA family protein, giving the protein MLRRLYDWTMAKAAHRHAEWWLAAFAFMEASFFPVPPHPLLGLMCLAEPKKAIRFAAFATLGSVAGGLLGYAIGHFAYAAFGEAMLQALGLADSFPKAACYLRDYGAEIIIVKGATPIPFKLLTITAGFIGMNLWVFIGASIVSRSISFMIVGVLFRLFGAPIKAVIDKHLGKVTIAFVVLIVAGFLAVTMLGGGGGKTSEKCASVAATTAA; this is encoded by the coding sequence ATGCTGCGCCGCCTCTACGACTGGACCATGGCCAAGGCGGCGCACCGCCATGCAGAGTGGTGGCTGGCCGCCTTCGCCTTCATGGAGGCAAGTTTCTTCCCGGTGCCGCCGCATCCCCTGCTGGGGCTGATGTGCCTGGCCGAACCGAAGAAGGCGATTCGCTTTGCCGCTTTCGCCACGCTCGGGTCGGTCGCGGGCGGGTTGCTCGGCTATGCGATCGGGCACTTTGCCTATGCCGCATTCGGCGAGGCGATGCTGCAGGCGCTGGGGCTGGCGGACAGCTTCCCCAAGGCCGCGTGCTATCTGCGCGATTACGGCGCCGAGATCATCATCGTGAAGGGCGCGACGCCGATCCCCTTCAAGCTGCTGACGATCACGGCAGGGTTCATCGGCATGAACCTGTGGGTCTTCATCGGCGCTTCGATCGTGTCGCGCTCGATCAGCTTCATGATCGTGGGCGTGCTGTTCCGCCTGTTCGGCGCACCGATCAAGGCGGTGATCGACAAGCATCTGGGCAAGGTGACCATCGCCTTCGTGGTGCTGATCGTCGCTGGTTTCCTCGCGGTGACGATGCTGGGCGGCGGCGGCGGCAAGACCAGCGAGAAGTGCGCCTCGGTCGCAGCGACGACAGCCGCCTGA
- a CDS encoding phage major capsid protein yields MEATPPVEALDASFDLVTRQDATEAAVEALRGDVDDVKTRLDRVSRAASRPLIEASGAAPSLEVKSFVQGYLRSGRETELKSLSGAALADGGYAVPREIDALISARLKNISPIRAIAQVVQTGSAGYRKLVTTSGTASGWVSETALRPETATPAFAEIAPPSGELYANPAASQAMLDDAAFDIQTWLADEIAMEFARAEGAAFVSGSGTNQPRGFLNAATSTAGDATRTFGTLQHLVSGNATGFDTSPELKLIDLVHSLKAGHRQGASWVMNSKTLAQVRKLKAADGSFLWQPGLMEGQPNRLLGYPVVEAEDMPDVGAGVCPIAFGNFRAGYLIAERSATSILRDPFTNKPFVHFYATKRIGGQVLDSDAIKLLRIQA; encoded by the coding sequence ATGGAAGCCACTCCCCCCGTCGAGGCGCTGGACGCCTCGTTCGACCTGGTTACCCGCCAGGACGCCACCGAAGCCGCCGTCGAGGCACTGCGCGGCGATGTCGACGACGTGAAGACCCGGCTCGACCGCGTCTCGCGCGCCGCCTCCCGCCCGCTGATCGAAGCCTCGGGTGCAGCCCCCAGCCTCGAAGTGAAAAGTTTCGTGCAGGGCTACCTGCGCTCGGGCCGCGAAACGGAACTGAAGTCGCTTTCGGGCGCGGCACTCGCGGATGGCGGCTATGCCGTCCCGCGGGAGATCGACGCGCTGATCTCGGCCCGGCTCAAAAACATCAGCCCGATCCGCGCCATCGCGCAGGTCGTCCAGACCGGCAGCGCGGGCTATCGCAAGCTGGTCACCACCAGCGGCACCGCCTCGGGCTGGGTCAGCGAAACCGCGCTGCGCCCCGAAACCGCCACCCCCGCGTTCGCCGAGATCGCCCCGCCCTCGGGCGAACTCTACGCCAACCCGGCGGCCAGCCAGGCCATGCTCGACGATGCCGCCTTCGACATCCAGACCTGGCTGGCGGACGAGATCGCGATGGAATTCGCCCGCGCGGAAGGCGCCGCTTTCGTAAGCGGTTCGGGCACCAACCAGCCGCGCGGCTTCCTCAATGCCGCCACCAGCACCGCAGGCGATGCGACGCGCACTTTCGGCACGCTGCAGCACCTCGTCTCGGGCAATGCCACCGGTTTCGACACGTCCCCGGAACTCAAGCTGATCGACCTTGTCCACTCGCTAAAGGCAGGCCACCGCCAGGGCGCGAGCTGGGTGATGAACTCCAAGACGCTTGCCCAGGTGCGCAAGCTCAAGGCGGCGGACGGCTCGTTCCTGTGGCAGCCGGGCCTGATGGAAGGCCAGCCCAACCGCCTGCTCGGCTACCCTGTGGTCGAGGCCGAGGACATGCCGGATGTCGGCGCCGGCGTGTGCCCGATCGCCTTCGGCAACTTCCGCGCCGGCTACCTCATCGCCGAACGCTCGGCGACCTCGATCCTGCGCGATCCGTTCACCAACAAGCCCTTCGTCCACTTCTACGCGACGAAGCGGATCGGCGGGCAGGTGCTGGATTCCGACGCGATCAAGCTCCTGCGCATCCAGGCCTGA
- a CDS encoding HK97 family phage prohead protease, whose amino-acid sequence MILGQAQDERTLRFAGYAALFGKPDAARDTIRPGAFARTLAERGDPLPLLWQHRADLRIGWIDSVAEDARGLRILGIIDNPFGAAGLALKRGTVTGLSFGYRARASRRTQQGRELLDIELFEVSLVTHPMQHEARVHLTA is encoded by the coding sequence ATGATCCTCGGGCAAGCTCAGGATGAGCGGACGCTGAGGTTCGCCGGCTACGCCGCCCTGTTCGGCAAGCCCGATGCGGCGCGAGACACGATCCGCCCCGGCGCCTTCGCCCGCACCCTTGCCGAGCGCGGCGATCCGCTGCCGCTGCTGTGGCAGCACCGCGCGGACCTGCGCATCGGCTGGATCGACAGCGTGGCCGAGGATGCGCGCGGCCTGCGCATCCTTGGCATCATCGACAACCCGTTCGGCGCGGCCGGGCTGGCGCTGAAGCGGGGGACCGTCACCGGCCTCTCCTTCGGCTACCGCGCCCGCGCCAGCCGCCGCACGCAGCAGGGCCGCGAACTGCTCGACATCGAGCTGTTCGAGGTGAGCCTCGTCACTCACCCGATGCAGCACGAAGCGCGCGTCCACCTGACCGCGTGA